The following are from one region of the Streptomyces changanensis genome:
- a CDS encoding RNA polymerase sigma-70 factor, which produces MSAAAEPADEFQSHRPRMFGLAYRMLGSAEEAEDVVQDAYLRWSGADWRQVEHPGAWLAKVVTNLCLNRLTSARARRETYPGPWLPEPVVTEGEPGGVLGPPESAERREAVSTALLVLLERLTPTERAVYVLREAFAYGHREIAGLLDVSEAHSRQLHHRAAARVAAAGTRFPGPDERRHRELVESFLAAAREGDLAGLEKTLAADVTWWGDGGGAVSAARRPITGREKVLRFLAGLLTRNAGMNLTCAEVNGAPALVARAGDTLVAVASFEVRDGAVTAVHNVVNPRKLAFAARQLARLSHPGAPVRS; this is translated from the coding sequence GTGAGCGCCGCAGCCGAGCCAGCCGACGAGTTCCAGAGCCACCGCCCCCGCATGTTCGGTCTCGCCTACCGCATGCTCGGCTCCGCCGAGGAGGCCGAGGACGTGGTGCAGGACGCCTACCTGCGGTGGAGCGGCGCCGACTGGCGCCAGGTCGAGCACCCGGGGGCGTGGCTGGCGAAGGTGGTGACCAACCTGTGCCTGAACCGCCTCACCTCGGCGCGCGCCCGGCGCGAGACGTACCCCGGCCCGTGGCTGCCGGAGCCGGTCGTCACGGAGGGCGAGCCGGGCGGGGTCCTGGGACCGCCGGAGTCCGCGGAGCGGCGCGAGGCGGTGTCGACGGCGCTGCTGGTGCTGCTGGAGCGGCTGACGCCGACCGAGCGGGCGGTGTACGTGCTGCGGGAGGCGTTCGCCTACGGCCACCGGGAGATCGCCGGGCTCCTGGACGTCAGCGAGGCTCACAGCCGCCAGCTCCACCACCGGGCCGCGGCGCGGGTGGCCGCCGCGGGAACGCGGTTTCCGGGGCCGGACGAGCGGCGCCACCGGGAGCTGGTCGAGTCCTTCCTGGCGGCGGCGCGGGAGGGCGATCTGGCCGGGCTGGAGAAGACCCTGGCCGCCGACGTGACCTGGTGGGGCGACGGCGGCGGCGCCGTCTCGGCGGCGCGCCGTCCCATCACCGGCCGTGAGAAGGTGCTGCGCTTCCTCGCCGGGCTCCTCACCCGCAACGCCGGGATGAACCTGACGTGCGCGGAGGTCAACGGCGCGCCCGCGCTCGTGGCCCGCGCGGGTGACACGCTCGTCGCGGTCGCGTCGTTCGAGGTGCGTGACGGGGCCGTCACGGCCGTGCACAACGTGGTCAACCCGCGGAAGCTGGCCTTCGCCGCGCGACAGCTGGCACGGCTGTCACATCCGGGGGCACCCGTCCGGTCGTAG
- a CDS encoding chitinase C-terminal domain-containing protein: protein MSSPRARASLLASGAAVAGLLLSSLSGGVSHAAVDNESCRPDGLYKTPGVDVPYCSVYDAQGREKMGADHQRRVIGYFTGWRTGKDGTPAYLASNIPWDKITHINYAFAHVGGDNKISVGGDSPNNAATGMTWPGVPGAEMDPGLPYKGHFNLLNKYKKQHPDVKTLISVGGWAETGGYFDDGGKRVASGGFYSMATNADGSVNHAGINTFADSAVAFVKKYGFNGVDIDYEYATTMKDAGNPLDWSIANPRRAGLVQGYSALMKTLREKLDRAGAADGRHYMLTVAAPSSGYLLRGMETYQQQKYLDYVNIMSYDLHGAWNEYVGPNASLFDDGKDAELAAANVYGSQQYGGIGYLNTDWAYHYFRGSMPAGRINIGLPYYTRGFKNVQGGTDGLWGRAAATSCPAGSGLTKCGDGAVGIDNLWHDKDDNGKESPAGSNPMWHAKNLEKGVTGDYLKSYGFPADTRLTGTYARKYDSTLVAPWLWNAEKKVFLSTEDEQSVARKADYVVDKGIGGTMVWELAGDYAWNAAKGQYEPGSTLTTLMYDKFKAAAPYGAKVSNKALPTKAVDIGVGFGEFKLGDSNYPITPKVKITNNTKTTLPGGTEFQFDYATSAPGNASDQSGFGTKVISSDHTGGNVGGLKGDFHRVSLKLPAWQTLAPGASVELSFNYYLPVSTPSNWTVNIAGTTYALAGDLARGTTVVEPGTGTGPTPGPTDPTPTPTPTPGACTAPAWDAAASYGGGATVSHGNHTWKAKWWTRGEEPGSTGEWGVWQDLGSC, encoded by the coding sequence CTGTCATCCCCCCGTGCGAGGGCCTCGCTGCTCGCATCCGGCGCCGCCGTCGCCGGACTGCTGCTCAGCTCGCTCTCGGGCGGCGTCTCCCACGCCGCCGTCGACAACGAGTCCTGTCGCCCCGACGGTCTGTACAAGACCCCCGGCGTGGACGTCCCGTACTGCTCCGTCTACGACGCCCAGGGCCGCGAGAAGATGGGCGCCGACCACCAGCGCCGCGTCATCGGCTACTTCACCGGCTGGCGCACCGGCAAGGACGGGACCCCCGCGTACCTCGCCTCGAACATCCCGTGGGACAAGATCACCCACATCAACTACGCCTTCGCCCACGTCGGCGGGGACAACAAGATCTCCGTCGGGGGCGACTCTCCGAACAACGCCGCCACCGGCATGACCTGGCCGGGCGTCCCGGGCGCCGAGATGGACCCGGGCCTGCCGTACAAGGGCCACTTCAACCTGCTGAACAAGTACAAGAAGCAGCACCCCGACGTGAAGACGCTGATCTCGGTCGGGGGCTGGGCGGAGACCGGCGGCTACTTCGACGACGGAGGCAAGCGCGTCGCTTCCGGCGGCTTCTACTCGATGGCGACCAACGCCGACGGCTCGGTCAACCACGCCGGGATCAACACCTTCGCCGACTCGGCGGTCGCGTTCGTCAAGAAGTACGGCTTCAACGGCGTCGACATCGACTACGAGTACGCGACGACCATGAAGGACGCCGGCAACCCGCTCGACTGGTCGATCGCCAACCCCCGCCGCGCGGGCCTCGTCCAGGGCTACTCGGCACTGATGAAGACCCTGCGCGAGAAGCTCGACCGCGCCGGGGCCGCCGACGGGCGCCACTACATGCTGACCGTGGCCGCCCCCTCGTCGGGGTACCTGCTGCGCGGCATGGAGACGTACCAGCAGCAGAAGTACCTCGACTACGTCAACATCATGTCCTACGACCTGCACGGCGCCTGGAACGAGTACGTCGGCCCCAACGCCTCGCTCTTCGACGACGGCAAGGACGCCGAGCTCGCCGCGGCCAACGTGTACGGCAGCCAGCAGTACGGCGGCATCGGCTACCTCAACACCGACTGGGCGTACCACTACTTCCGCGGCTCCATGCCCGCCGGACGCATCAACATCGGCCTGCCCTACTACACGCGCGGCTTCAAGAACGTGCAGGGCGGCACCGACGGCCTGTGGGGCAGGGCGGCGGCGACCAGCTGCCCGGCCGGCTCCGGCCTGACCAAGTGCGGTGACGGCGCGGTCGGCATCGACAACCTCTGGCACGACAAGGACGACAACGGCAAGGAGTCCCCGGCGGGCTCCAACCCGATGTGGCACGCCAAGAACCTGGAGAAGGGCGTCACCGGGGACTACCTGAAGAGCTACGGCTTCCCCGCCGACACCCGGCTGACCGGCACCTACGCCCGCAAGTACGACTCGACGCTCGTCGCGCCGTGGCTGTGGAACGCCGAGAAGAAGGTCTTCCTGTCGACGGAGGACGAGCAGTCGGTGGCCCGCAAGGCCGACTACGTGGTCGACAAGGGCATCGGCGGCACGATGGTCTGGGAACTGGCCGGCGACTACGCGTGGAACGCGGCGAAGGGCCAGTACGAGCCCGGCTCGACGCTGACCACGCTGATGTACGACAAGTTCAAGGCGGCCGCCCCGTACGGCGCGAAGGTCTCGAACAAGGCGCTGCCCACCAAGGCCGTGGACATCGGCGTGGGGTTCGGCGAGTTCAAGCTCGGTGACTCCAACTACCCGATCACGCCCAAGGTGAAGATCACCAACAACACGAAGACGACGCTCCCGGGCGGCACGGAGTTCCAGTTCGACTACGCCACCTCCGCCCCCGGCAACGCCTCCGACCAGTCCGGCTTCGGCACGAAGGTGATCAGCAGCGACCACACGGGCGGCAACGTGGGCGGGTTGAAGGGCGACTTCCACCGCGTCTCGCTGAAGCTGCCGGCCTGGCAGACCCTCGCGCCGGGCGCGTCGGTGGAGCTGTCGTTCAACTACTACCTGCCGGTGTCGACCCCGTCGAACTGGACGGTGAACATCGCGGGCACGACGTACGCGCTCGCCGGCGACCTGGCGCGCGGCACCACCGTCGTGGAGCCCGGCACGGGCACCGGGCCGACGCCGGGACCGACCGACCCGACGCCCACGCCCACACCCACGCCGGGCGCGTGCACGGCGCCGGCGTGGGACGCGGCGGCCTCGTACGGCGGCGGCGCGACCGTGTCGCACGGGAACCACACCTGGAAGGCGAAGTGGTGGACGCGGGGCGAGGAGCCCGGCTCCACCGGCGAGTGGGGCGTCTGGCAGGACCTGGGTTCCTGCTGA
- a CDS encoding SDR family oxidoreductase — MGTIVVTGGTGTLGRHVTERLRADGHEVRVVSRHSAPYAVDLRDGRGLDAAVTGAGTVVHCASSPRGGDERAAHHLLDAARRAGVGHLVYISIVGVDRVPLGYYRTKLAVERLVEASATGWTILRTTQFHDLVVRVLEGCARLPVLPVPAGVADQPVEVTEVAARLAELAGAGPAGRVPDLGGPQVLPFEELARAYLRASGRRRRVVPVPLAGPTYRAFRAGGHLAPERASGTGTFEQYLERRFGAGAPPR, encoded by the coding sequence ATGGGCACGATCGTGGTGACGGGCGGTACGGGCACACTCGGGCGGCACGTCACCGAACGGCTGCGCGCGGACGGACACGAGGTGCGGGTGGTCAGCCGCCACTCGGCGCCGTACGCCGTCGACCTGCGCGACGGCAGGGGCCTGGACGCGGCGGTGACGGGCGCCGGCACGGTCGTCCACTGCGCCAGTTCCCCGCGCGGCGGCGACGAGCGCGCCGCCCACCACCTGCTCGACGCGGCGCGGCGGGCGGGGGTCGGCCACCTGGTGTACATCTCGATCGTCGGCGTCGACCGCGTCCCCCTCGGCTACTACCGGACGAAGCTGGCCGTGGAGCGGCTCGTCGAGGCGTCGGCGACGGGGTGGACGATCCTGCGGACGACGCAGTTCCACGACCTCGTCGTACGGGTGCTGGAGGGGTGCGCCCGGCTGCCGGTGCTCCCCGTGCCCGCGGGCGTCGCGGACCAGCCGGTCGAGGTCACGGAGGTGGCGGCCCGCCTCGCGGAGCTGGCCGGGGCGGGTCCCGCCGGGCGCGTACCGGACCTCGGAGGCCCGCAGGTGCTCCCGTTCGAGGAACTGGCCCGCGCCTACCTGCGGGCGAGCGGGCGGCGTCGGCGCGTGGTGCCGGTACCGCTGGCGGGCCCGACGTACCGCGCCTTCCGCGCCGGGGGTCATCTGGCGCCGGAGCGTGCGTCCGGCACGGGCACCTTCGAGCAGTACCTGGAGCGCCGCTTCGGGGCGGGCGCGCCACCGCGCTGA